One segment of Brassica napus cultivar Da-Ae chromosome C3, Da-Ae, whole genome shotgun sequence DNA contains the following:
- the LOC106388218 gene encoding ribosome biogenesis protein BOP1 homolog translates to MTKKSDGANEDQVKEPKRNIVPSKSQKEAKEMKSSKEEEDLLLDSGTDSDYDGDSLSGSLNSDDFDSDIFDSEDDDDSHRETQDDEGSDEVVDSENGEEEDGSDDEGSEQREVAEESDSSEDEVTPRNTVGDVPLEWYKDEKHIGYDITGKKITKKEKQDKLDSFLATMDDSKNWRKVYDEYNDEEVELTKEESKLIRRMLKGEAPHADFDPYAPYVDWFKWDDAIHPLSSAPEPKRRFIPSKWEAKKVVKLVRAIRKGLIKFDKPEEEPNVYLLWGDDSASDQKSKHLTYIPPPKLKLPGHEESYNPSLEYIPSEEEKASYELMYEEDRPKFIPKRFTSLRSIPAYENALKESFDRCLDLYLCPRVRKKRINIDPESLKPKLPSRKDLRPYPNSCYLEYKGHTGPVTSISTELSGQWIASGSTDGSVRIWEVETGRCLKVWQFDEAVKCVAWNPLPDFPILAVAMGVDLFFLNTELGTDEEQQRIEELLRLDNLPELDEAAAAIAKWLPDEKYRGIKIRHFKNLSYIDWHPRGDYLSAVMPGGETRGVVIHQLSAHSTKMLPIKMRGLPVCTLFHPNHRGIFIIATKKYVRVYNLHKNGEPIKKLETGLREISSMAIHPGGDNLVVGSKEGKMCWFDMDLSSKPYKILKNHPKDITNVGFHRSYPLFASCSEDSTAYVFHGKVYSDLNENPLIVPLEILRGHSSKGGVLDCKFHPRQPWLFTAGGDSVIKLYCH, encoded by the exons ATGACGAAGAAGAGCGATGGAGCTAACGAGGACCAAGTGAAAGAACCCAAGAGGAATATCGTCCCTTCAAAATCCCAGAAAGAAGCAAAGGAAATGAAAAGCtcgaaagaggaagaagacctTCTCTTAGACTCCGGCACTGATTCCGACTACGACGGAGAT AGCTTGTCAGGCTCTTTGAACTCCGATGACTTCGACTCCGACATCTTCGACTCCGAGGACGACGATGATTCTCATAGAGAGACACAAGATGACGAGGGCTCAGATGAAGTGGTAGATAGTGAGAATGGCGAGGAGGAAGATGGGAGTGATGATGAAGGCTCTGAGCAACGTGAAGTAGCCGAAGAGAGCGATTCGTCAGAAGATGAG GTTACTCCAAGGAACACAGTTGGGGATGTTCCATTGGAATGGTACAAAGACGAGAAACATATCGGTTATGACATCACTGGTAAGAAGATTACCAAGAAGGAGAAACAAGACAAGCTTGACTCTTTTCTTGCAACTATGGATGACTCCAAGAACTG GCGCAAAGTTTACGATGAGTAtaatgatgaggaagtggaGCTGACTAAAGAAGAGAGCAAACTCATTCGTAGAATGCTCAAAGGAGAAGCTCCACATGCTGACTTTGATCCATATGCG CCTTATGTTGACTGGTTCAAATGGGACGATGCGATACATCCGCTCTCAAGTGCACCGGAACCCAAGAGAAGGTTCATCCCTTCAAAATGGGAAGCCAAAAAAGTTGTTAAGTTGGTTAGAGCGATAAGGAAGGGGCTGATCAAGTTTGATAAGCCTGAAGAGGAGCCTAATGTGTACCTTTTATGGGGTGATGATTCAGCTTCAGATCAAAAGAGCAAGCACTTGACTTATATTCCTCCACCCAAACTAAAACTTCCAGGACACGAGGAATCTTACAATCCTTCTTTGGAGTACATTCCATCAGAGGAAGAGAAAGCCTCTTATGAGTTGATGTATGAGGAAGATCGTCCAAAGTTCATTCCTAAAAG GTTTACATCTCTGAGAAGCATCCCAGCTTATGAGAATGCACTTAAGGAGTCTTTTGACCGTTGTTTGGATCTTTACCTATGTCCCAGAGTCCGAAAGAAGAGA ATAAACATTGATCCTGAATCTTTGAAGCCTAAGCTACCTAGTAGGAAGGATCttagaccttatccaaactcatGTTATCTTGAGTATAAAGGCCATACAGGACCTGTTACTTCCATATCCACTGAACTTTCCGGCCAGTGGATAGCCTCAG GTTCAACTGATGGATCTGTTCGTATATGGGAAGTGGAGACTGGTAGATGCCTTAAGGTCTGGCAGTTTGATGAAGCTGTTAAGTGTGTTGCCTGGAATCCTCTTCCTGACTTTCCAATTCTAGCCGTCGCCAT GGGAGTAGATTTGTTTTTCCTGAACACTGAACTTGGCACTGATGAGGAACAACAAAGGATTGAAGAGCTGCTTCGCTTAGATAACCTTCCAGAACTTGATGAAGCTG CTGCAGCAATTGCAAAGTGGCTTCCAGATGAGAAATATCGAGGGATCAAGATAAGACACTTCAAG AACCTATCGTATATTGACTGGCATCCAAGAGGAGACTATCTCTCAGCAGTCATGCCAGGAGGCGAAACGCGAGGTGTTGTAATACACCAGCTCTCAGCACATTCAACAAAAATGCTCCCAATAAAGATGCGTGGACTTCCAGTGTGCACACTTTTCCATCCCAATCACCGTGGCATCTTCATCATCGCCACGAAAAAGTACGTGCGTGTTTACAATCTTCACAAGAACGGAGAGCCTATAAAGAAGCTTGAGACAGGGTTGAGAGAAATCTCGTCCAtggcgattcatcctggtggtGATAATCTGGTAGTTGGAAGCAAAGAAGGGAAGATGTGTTGGTTTGACATGGACCTGTCTTCGAAACCTTACAAGATTCTCAAAAACCATCCTAAAGACATTACCAATGTGGGGTTTCACCGTTCGTATCCCTTGTTTGCTTCGTGCTCGGAGGATTCAACAGCTTATGTGTTCCATGGAAAGGTGTATAGTGATCTTAATGAGAATCCTTTGATTGTGCCGTTGGAGATTCTAAGAGGCCATTCTTCAAAAGGAG